The nucleotide window CCCAAGTCAGAAATCTGTGTATAACTTCTGACTGCCCCCAAACTTAAATACTAATAGCCTATTATTGGCCAGAAAGCTTACTGATAATTTAAAGTTGATTAACAcattttttgtatgttatatatattatatactaaactcttacaataaagtaagctagagaaaagaaaatattaaggaaatcataggaagagaaaatacatttgctaTTCATTAAGTAGAAGCAGatcatcatcatcttcacattgagtaggctgaggaggaggaggaagaggagggttggagctgctgtctcaggggtgataggtttttggccagggctgggtttgaacccgccacctccggcatatgggactggtgccctactcactgagccacaggcgctgccctctcagGGGTGATAGGGAAGAAAAATCTTGTGCAAGTGGACTCATGCAGTTCAGACCTGTGTTGTGCAAAGGTCAACTGCAATTTCTAACAAAATGACATTTGGCTtttgagtatcttttttttttttttggacaatcTTTTATATTTAGGGGCAGTTGGTGCTAATAGATGTTTCCACCCCTGGAGACGGTGACTGGAcccattcacaaaaatagaaaacttagcatGGACCATACATCTGCCATGAAAAGTGGGGTTTCTTTACTTTCAAGAACAAGAAAGGGTAAGTTTGGTCATACTTGGGAACTGTAGTGGTGCAGGGCTGCTGTGAACATTGGGAGAACATAAGGCtccactcttttttattttttttgcagtttttggctggggccgggtttgaacccgccacctccagtatacggggcggcgccctactcactgagccacaggcgccgccccaacaaaGCTccgcttatttttttttttttagagacagagtctcactttatcacctgtgGTAGGATGCCATGACATcccagctcaaagcaacctccaactcctggatttaggcgattctcttgcctcagcctcccgagtagctgggactacaggcgcccgccacaacacctggctattttttttgttgcagtttggccagggctgggtttgaacccaccaccattggtatatggagccggcgccctgctcactgagccacaggtgccatcccaaaGCTCCACTTTTAAGGGTCTGCCACTCACACAATAAACCCCATTGGTTTGCATATTTATTATGATAATTTTCTGGCAGGTATTTAATCAAGTGTCTTATTCTAAcaaaattcatattaaaatttcttttgttgctccggggttgagtgccgtggagtcatacctcacagcaacctcaaattcttgggctcaagcaattcttctggccttagcctccgaagcagttgggattacaggtggctgccacaacacccggctatttttagagaccaggtcttgctctggctcaggctggtcttgaacctgtgaactcaggcaatccacccatcttggcctcccagagtgctaggattacaggcgtgagccactgcgcccagccattttttgtttgtttttgccagagtctcactctgttgccctgggtagagtgctatggtatcatagctcacagcaacctccaactcttgggctcaagcgaccctcctgctgcagcctcccgagtagctaggactacaagtgcatgctacaacgcctagctagtttttctatttttaatagagacaggatcttgcttatggctcaggctggtcttgaactcaaggaatcctcccacctcggcctcccacagtgctagaattacaggtgtgagccactctgcctggccaaGAGTACATTGTTCTAATTTGCACAAAGATGTACAGAAATAACACCTAGGAACTTGGAAATAAGCAAAGCCTGCCTTCTAGGAGCTGCCCTTTAAATGAATACAGAGGTCCTGATGCAGCCTCCCTTGAGAAAATGTCTATGATTTTACTATCTGAAcctgtgttgtttttttcttttttttgtagagacagtctcactgtaccgccctcgggtagagtgccgtggcgtcacacagctcacagtaacctctaactcttgggcttacgcaattctcttgcctcagcctcccaagcagctgggactacaggcacctgccacaatgcccggctatttttttgttgcagtttggccggggctgggtttgaacccgccaccctcggcatatggcgccgcccagtgtttttttttctttttgagacagagtcttactttgtcctgGGTGTCGTGCCGTCTttgctcacaataacctcaacctcaaattcttggactcaggagatcaccttgcctcagcctcccaggaagttgggactacaggcactcaccatgccttgatattttttcatttttagtagagtagggggtcttgctcctgagctcaagcaatccacctgccttggcctcccagagtgctaggattacaggcatgagctaccatacctggtCCTGAATCTGTGGTTCTAAATCATGAACTTGGTGTAAACTGGCCTTGTGGTTTTTCTATCACCCTTTGTGGCTCTGGTTGATAGACATCATCAACAGAGATGGATCCACTCTGGGGTTCAGAACAGTCATGTTTCATAGGATAAGAGCCTGACCTCATGTGACTTCACTGAAGTCCTGCTTCCACTTAGGACAACACTCTTGGTTTCTCATAAAGTGAGTTCCAGCTGGCCTATCTTAAGAACCAtgagaggctcggcacctgtggctccagcagctgaggcaccagccacatacacctgagctggtgggttcaaatccagcccggggcccaccaaacaatgatggctgcaaccaaaaaatagccgagcattgtggcgggtgcctgtagtcccagctacttgggaggcggaggcaggagactcgcttgagcccaggagttggaggttgctgtgagctgtgataccatgacagtctacccagggcaacagcttgaggctctgtctcaaaaacaaaaacaatcaaaaaagaaCCATGAGAGATGTTAAGCATACAGATTCCTGGTCCCAACCCAGCAGGTCTGGGGTAGACCCAGACATTTTTATGTTCAACAAGTATTCTGTAATCTGTCAtaggaatttaaagaaaaaacaacaaatcaaCCAACCAGCATTCCAGGTGATCCTTATGTCTAGATGAGTTTAGGAAATCCTGTTCTAACGTTTCTGAGAAGGGGAGTGAAGTCAGGTTAACTTGAGCTTAGACAGTCCCCTTACCATACAGATAGGAAAGGGGATGGGAAAGTGGGAGGCAAAACCCAAACCCAAGGAGCCTTATATGTGTggtggggagagaaaaggaaaaacttagGAAGACGGATCCTGCATTCTGCCTTTTGTAGCGTATACCAGAATCTGCCTTCTGGGTGGGCTGTGGGAAGAGCTAGCAAGGGTGTAGCAAGCCTGCGCCTTGGTAGGCATCACGCAGTAGCCACAGGTCAAAGAGCAAAGCAGTCACAGTGCTGCCTGCCCTCAGGTCTGGGACTGGGTCCAGGATTGGGCCATGGGACCAACACCCAGTGAGAGGTTAGGTCTTTGCCTTGTCCTACTTTAAGGATCAATGAAGCTCTGGGGACAGAGGACTGAAATGCTGTGGGTTAATGACAGGATGGTGGAATCACACTGGCCACCAAATTCTAGAGTCCACGGGGCTGCAATTTGATCCCTGTCCTGGGTTCTAGCCCTTTCTGACACCCCCACCAGCCATGCTCAGAACAAAGTCCAGGACTGGTCTCTATTTGCTCACTAGCCCCTTCAACAGAGGGGACATCAGTCCTGGAGATGAGGTGGAGGCTAGACTAAAAAAGTACCCTCCAATGACCTGTTCTAAGCCTCAAAAGCTAAGGGAGGAAAAGCTTCTACTCCGCTTCATTCCATACTCTGCAGCCTTGGCTGCCCCCAATCTGGGGGAGTTGAAGAGAGGCTGGGCCCAGGCTATGAGGGTGCCCCCCTCATTCACAGGAGCTTGGGCCCCAGAGCCCCTGCACTATACTCAGGGAGCCTTGAGCAGTATATCCTCTCCTACCCATTAGGCCCAGCTAATGAAAGGATGAGGTGGAGTCTCATTGTGGGTGCTCAAAGAGGGCACAGATCTGGCGAGACTTTCTGATGTTCTCTCCTTCCAAGAAGCCAGTGCTGCTTcctattttcctttatatatatatattttttctcccccttttataataaaagaatctTGGTGTTGGTAATGGATTAAGGCCAGGAACCAAACCAATTCAATATGAATTATACTGTCAGTGCCAGGTGTTGAGGAAAGAGGTCCTGGCAGCTGTGGACAATACAAATGGACTTGAAATCTGAAAACAAGTCTGAGTCCCAGCTATACCACTCATTAACAGTAGgatggctgggtgtgatggctcactcctgtaaacccagcactcaggctgaggtaggaggataacctgaggccaggagtttgaaaccagcttgagcaacacagtgagaccccatctctacgagAATGCTAAAATTAGCTGGTGTAGcagcacatgtctgtagtcccaattaTTCGGGAGGTCGAGGTTGgagtatcccttgagcccaggagttcaaggctgttgtgagctattacTGTGCTACTTACTACACTcccacctgggtgacagagcaagatcctatttcaaataaaaaagaaagaaaagaaaggaaagaaacagtaGGACCTTGGGGATATCACTTGACTTGAgcctgttttctcttctgtaatacAATATAGGGCTAAAAGCACCCACCTCACAAGTGTGTTGTAACCCTTAAAATTAAAGCACTGTGAATATATACAATTGTCATCACTATTGCTACCAATTGCCTTGATCTCTGCCCTCAGGACAAACTGGGGAGGGGCTTGAACCTTCCATCTCTTCTCCCTAGAGGCCAGATTCCCTAATGCTCCCCAGGCTCAGAAGAACATGGTGTAACCAGGTGttactgggagactgagatgtCCTCTCCTCTGGGTTCCAAGTACAATAGTTAGGAAGAGGAGAGTGATCAAGTGTGATCATCAAAGAACAAGGTTCAAGACCAACAGGCAAGGCCAGATGGAGGTGGGAAGGGGGGGCAGAAAGCCAGTAAACTTTACACAACAAATGGGCAAAGAGGAGaggctggagagagggaggaaaggagggcagCCAGGTGCCCAGGACACAAGTGAGTAGCGTGAGCCAGGGTCAGTGCACTGTTCTGGGCCCTCCCTGCATTTGCTGTTCCAAACAGTTGGCAGGTTCAGTCTTAAAGGGGAAGATGGGAGTAGTCTTTCACTCCTCAGCCCCAAAGGCTGGAACATGAGAGGCAGGGAAGAGCAACAAGGGGCTCCTGGGCACCTCTGAGGCCTGAAGAGGACTCAGAAATAGGAACCAAAAGGCCAGGTTTTTACTCTGTGAGCCCTGTGGAGGGCAGGCAGAGTGCAAGGTGCCCACAGGAAGGGTGAACACAGAGCCGCTATGGGGTGCTGCAGTCTTGCTTCCCTCTGAGCGTAGGAGGGAGGGCAGGTAAAGCCCCTGCTTGCCCTCCTCATGGGCTCTGGACCCAGTCCTGGTGCCCAGCTCTGACACCTATCTCTCCTGAGTTCACGTTGGCGTCCTCAGTCTGGAAACCACACGACCTGCCCGAAGCCCGGGTCGGGAGAGAGATGCGTGGCAGAGGGTAAAGGCTGACATAGGCTGACCATAGCTGAGGATTTCTTCCTGGAGTTTGTGTCTTTTCTTGGCAGAAGAGGGCACAGCCCAGGCAGGGAGAACCTGAAGGTAGCAGAGCCATCTTTGCCTGCTAGAGCCATGGCCCAGGTGCTTCGGCTGCAAAGTCAAGGTTCTCGTTACAGGGGACACTGAGTTAGGCTCAAAGCTCATCAGGGGGGCTGTGTGTGAGGGGGGATGCCTTCTGAATGCCCTCATCCTCCTCGGGGATGGGGTCTCCCTCGAGGGCACCCAGCTCCTTCCTTtgtttgctgctgctgctcctgctgcccGATGCCTTGGTCCTGCTGTTCTTCTTCTTGGACTGCTTCCCTCCCAGCGCAGCTGTGTCTCCCTTCTTGCCAGACCACTGCTCTGCCAGGCAACCTGGGGTGAGGAGAGATACTCAACAGAGGTACCTCAGGATTGCTGGGTGAGGAGCACTGATGGGGGAGCCACTGGAAACAGCAACTGGAACTGGTGCCTGACAtcggatttctatttcttctgtctttattctttttttttttttttttggccggggctgggtttgaacccgccacctccggcatatgggaccggcgccccacccgctgagccacaggtgccacccggatttctatttcttatttcacTGTGGCTGCCAGGCCCCTCTGGGGCACCTGGCTCATTTGCATGTTATTCTGCCCCAGGTTTCAGTGCCTCTTACCTTACCACTGCTCACCAGGGCCCGAGGGCAGAGATCCTACCATGCCCTCTGATGCCCTCTATTTCCTTTCCATCCTCTCCGACCCACCTCCCTGGAGGGAGAGCAAACAATGAAATCATCCAGGGCAAACCTGCCCTGCCTTCTCCAAACCCTTGGACTCACTGGTGTCCTTTCCCTTCAGCACGTGGTTGGCGCAGAGGAATTCTGTCAGGTCCTCCTCCTGGTGGTTCCTGTACCAGTCCTCGATCACCTCCTCAAACTCTTCCACCAGCACATCACACTGTCAATCACAACACCTCAGATTGGCAAAGCCCAGCCCCCGACTGCTCCTAGAGGAGCTCAGCTAGGCCTTGCAACCCACCACAAGATAGGCAGGTGGCTGTGATCTACCCAAGTAAACTGAAGGCAGAGAGGTGAAACGACTAAAGTCACCCAGCCCTTGGTAGCTTCTTCAAAGCAGACCCACTCCCCACTCATCTCCTTCCCATTGGGTGCAATAACCTCCAAGGGCTGAAGGGCCTGTACCTGCTTTTTGAGGTCAGCCACCTCTGCAGAAGTCTCGTTCCACAGCTCATAGGGGATGTCCATCACCACCTTGACCCCTTTGTGTACCAGATTGTGTAGCGTCTCAAAGGTCTCTGACATGCCCTGGAAGAGGCAACCAGACATGGGAGGCAGAGTTGCCTTCTCTACCCCTGCTCTCTTCTCCCAGTGGTGTCTTAAGAACACATCTCTGTGAAGTCAAGACCCTCtatagcaggggtgtccaacctgcagcccgcaggccacatgctgattttgtgaggacttttttgcttatctgtcgTGTCAGACATCATGAACAGTATGCATGGACCTCTTTTTTACTAATCAGCTTTTacagtgtttatgtatttaatgtgtagcccaagacaactcttcttccaatgtgcagcagagatttaaaaaaaggctgggcacccCTGCTAAAGCTTCTTTTCCTTGacctcaccctcccctccccttttagGGCCTGCTTCCCACAATCCTTACACATATACAACCTGACCTGTCTCCTCAAACTTCATCTTTTCACAAGATTGCTGTTGTCCTCaggcccttttatttattttgagacagggtctcactctgtcaactggtctagagtgcagtggactagaatgcagtggagcgatcatagctcagagcaacctcaaactcctgggctcaagccatcctcctgcctcagcctcccaactagtgaAAGACTACAGGCAaagtgccaccatacccagttaattttttctatttttagtagagacgggtctcattcttgcttgaGTTGGTCCCaaatcctgagcttaagtgatcctcccatctcagcctcccagccagGTCCTTTGAATTTATACTCCTTTTCCAGGCAATAAGTTTGTCTTGGCTATTTTCCCTCACTATGGTTGGATATACTCCACCTCAAAGATCAGTTTAACTCAGTTCATTAAGAATTActtccttgggcggcgcctatggctcaaggagtagggcgccggtcccatatgccggaggtggcaggttcaaacccagccccggccaaaaaaccaaaaaaaaaaaaagaattacttccttctttattttccatCTGCACATTAGGCCCCCAAATGACCATATCAATGTATTTAACTGCTTCCCTACTGATGGACAGCTCCattatttccaatttctttttttttttttttttgagacagagtctcactatgtcaccctgggtagagtcctttgacgacacagctcacagcaacctcaaactcttgggcttaggcgattttcttacctcagcctcccaagtatctgggactacaggcatccgccacaatgcctagctattttttgttgcagtttcattattgtttagctggcctggggtgggtttgaacccgacagccttggtgtatgtggctggcgctgtaaccactgtgctgtggacGCCAAGcctgtttccaatttttttaactatggaaaaaaattgtaaacgCTTTTTACTAAAgtaaatacaaatgtattattGAGTGCAAAATTTATATGAGTTTCTGCTGCTTGAGACTATAACCTTAGGTATTCTAGGGTTTTATAACTCATCACCCTTGCCAGAAGGAAACTTAGGTAGAAAAATGTTggtggtgggcagcgcctgtggctcaaggagtaaggcgccggtcccatatgccggaggtggcgggttcaaacccagccccggccaaaaaccacaagaaaaaaaaaaatgttggtggCAACTACCTTACCACATGGCAGGCACTGAAGACAGTGAAAAAGAACGATGGGTCTGTTGTAAGCAGCTTATTCTCTAGGGAGAGAAGCATTCGTGCACATAGTTAATGTACTAAATGTCACACAGGCACTCTGGTAGGGATCTACGGAGGTACCACGTGGGCAAAGATGAGGAACTAGGCAATCACTGCCCCTAAATATTTTGTGACAGCTCCCCTAAACCCTCACATGTCTGCACATCTTGGACCCTGCTGAGTTCTCCCTGTTCAAGTGTCTTAGGTCCCCATGCAAACTGCCAATCTGGATCATTTCTGCCTGTGTCTAAAACTGAAACAGGACGCTCATAGACAGGCTCAGCCCGGCATGAATGTGCCTACTGCCACTGAAAGGTCACTCAGGAAAAGAGGAGTATAAATGGCAATCAAAGGACGGGAAGAGGCCAGGAGGGAAACTCCTAGGGCATCATCCTCAATTTGCACTCACACGCAAAGACACTCTCAAGATGCACGCAGGCCTGGCCCAGAGGGGTTAAAGGATAAGCACAAATCCTACCTTGGCAAACCGGTTGCTGCCCGTCCTCTCCTTGTGCAGACTGTAGTCCAAAAGCCTCTTGCAAATGGTCTCAGTGACTTCAATTAACCGTAAGTCCCTGCCGAGACAGCAGCACAAGAGGAACTAAGTTCCTCTCTTAGCCCCAGTGAGTTAATGGTCCATCCCTCCAGCCCTGCGGCCCCAACACCTGTGCATCTCACCAACAGGAAGTAAGTCAGAGCTGGAAAGAAGATAGGGCATCTGATTTGGGAGCTCTGAAATGCTGGAACCCAGACCGAAGAGACAATATTTTAACAGCTCTAAAGCTCTGTTTTGTAAAGTTAAATAATTATGTAcatatgtatctatctatctatctatttagagacagggtctatctctgttgcccgggctagagtacagtggtatgatcacagctcactgcaacttcaaactcctgggctcaagagatcctcctgccacagcctcctgagtagctggtgcctaccataacatccagctaattttttctatttttagtaggcatgggagtctcactcctgcttaggctagtcttgaactcttgagctcaagggatcttcctgccttaacctcccagtgtgctaagattacaggtgtgagccatggtgcccagcccttagatttttttttttttttttttttgagacagagtgtcactatgttgcccttagtagagtgccgtagagtcacagatcacagcaacctcaaacacttgggtttaaatgattctcttgcgggtggcacctgtggctcaatggagtagggcaccggccccatatgctggaggtggcgggttcaaactcagccccggccaaaaaaaaaaaaaaacaactggaaatgattctcttgccttaacctcccaaggagctgggactacaggcagctgccacaacacccagcttttttttgattgtagttgtcattgttgtttgacaagcccgggctgggttcaaaccctccagctccagtatatgtggctgaagccataaccactgtgctacaggtgctgagctagcagcccttagattttttttttttaaaggttctttTCTAGgggtagagacaaggtttcaatatgttccccaggctggtctctaactcctggcctcactgATACTTGAGTTGGCCttgcaaagtgctaggattacaggtgtgagcccgtGTACCTGGGAGTATTtagtttttagtgttttttttttttttttaagacagtcatGCTCTGTCATCCAGGTAGTATACAGTGGTGTCTATGtactcactgtaaccttaaactcttgggctcaagcaatcctcctgcctcagcctcccaagtaactgggactataggcacctgccacaatgcccagctaatatttctatttttagtaaagacagggtcttaatcttgctcaggctggtcttaaactcccaagctcaagtgatcctctttccttggcatcccagagtgctaggattacaggggtgagccactatgcctggctccaaaatatattaaaattttgatagtaAAATATCATTTCATCTTGAAAGGATGAACTTAGCTgaggattgtttttgtttttattatttataactgGCAAAATGAAAAGCTGGTAATCCTATgatagcaatatttttaaaaactgcattgaTCCAAGAAATCGGAGTCTGGGAATCACTGGTATAGTCCAATAGTCTtgtttttacagataagaaatctGAAGCCCAAAGAAATTAAGGGATTTATACAGGTCGCACAATTAGTTGGGGGGTGAGGAGGGGCAGAACCAGCAGGCAAACTTGGGTCTCAGTTACTGCTGACTCCCTTCTGGTGTGTTTGCTCAgctggaaaggagaagaaaacagagCAGACCAGGTCAGGAGCCCATTCACTTACGACTTGGTGTATTTGACTCCAGATGCCTTCTGGTCCAGGATGCCATAGCCTGTGCCAATCACCTCCTTGGTCTTGCCTGTTTCCTCAAAAGCTGACTTTAGCTCAACGGCGACATATTTACAGACTGGAGAAGGGAGAAACAGTACAGTCTACTAAGCGCACCTGAGTCTACTGGGAGGTGAGCACCCACAAGGAAGGGTCAGTACCAAAGCACCAATGGAGTCCATTACATGAAGCTGTGGTTCCAAAATccactgccccccccccccacatctactctttttttttggagacagagtctcactttgtttcccttggtatagttccatggcgttacagctcacagcaacctcaaactcttgggcttaaatgattctcttgcctcaacctcccaaggagctaggactaccagcagccaccacaatgcccagctgttttttggttgtagttgtcattgttgtttgacaggcccggtttgggttcaaacctgctagctccagtgtatgtggctgatgccctagccactgagctataggtgccgagcccccATATCTACTCTTGGCcctgactttatttcttccaccatcCGCCCCCATCCCCCTTAAtcctatcatttattttaaaatattcca belongs to Nycticebus coucang isolate mNycCou1 chromosome 9, mNycCou1.pri, whole genome shotgun sequence and includes:
- the CNPY3 gene encoding protein canopy homolog 3 yields the protein MEWLPQPASRCLLHLPLLLMLLLLPAPELGRNQAGAEENDWVRLPSKCEVCKYVAVELKSAFEETGKTKEVIGTGYGILDQKASGVKYTKSDLRLIEVTETICKRLLDYSLHKERTGSNRFAKGMSETFETLHNLVHKGVKVVMDIPYELWNETSAEVADLKKQCDVLVEEFEEVIEDWYRNHQEEDLTEFLCANHVLKGKDTSCLAEQWSGKKGDTAALGGKQSKKKNSRTKASGSRSSSSKQRKELGALEGDPIPEEDEGIQKASPLTHSPPDEL